In a single window of the Ignavibacteriales bacterium genome:
- a CDS encoding SIMPL domain-containing protein (The SIMPL domain is named for its presence in mouse protein SIMPL (signalling molecule that associates with mouse pelle-like kinase). Bacterial member BP26, from Brucella, was shown to assemble into a channel-like structure, while YggE from E. coli has been associated with resistance to oxidative stress.): MKNNQYLIPFSVLAFGLIICSIIVSTTWRYNAKLNQTITVTGSAKKDIVSDLGFLRGTISAQAGSAGAAFQELNSRKPILLEYLASKGFPKDKINFFTITNYPIYEVASNGIQTQNVLGYVYSQRIEISSTEVQKIKEISLDVSSIINKGVSFMVEMPEYYYTKLSDLKIEVQAEAAKDAMKRGERIAASTDRSLGPLRNARMGVLQITPKFSNVISDYGVNDLSSIEKEITAVVSASFEID; encoded by the coding sequence ATGAAAAACAACCAGTACTTAATTCCGTTTTCAGTTTTAGCTTTTGGATTAATTATCTGCTCAATAATTGTATCAACAACCTGGCGGTATAACGCAAAATTAAATCAAACCATAACTGTTACCGGTTCTGCAAAAAAAGATATTGTTTCCGATCTTGGATTTTTGCGCGGTACAATTTCTGCACAGGCTGGTTCGGCTGGTGCTGCTTTTCAGGAACTGAATTCCAGAAAACCAATTTTGCTGGAGTATCTTGCAAGCAAAGGATTTCCTAAAGATAAAATTAATTTTTTCACAATTACAAACTATCCTATCTACGAAGTTGCCAGTAATGGTATTCAAACCCAAAATGTTCTTGGTTATGTTTATAGTCAGAGAATCGAAATCAGTTCCACCGAAGTTCAAAAGATAAAAGAAATTTCTTTGGATGTAAGTTCAATCATCAACAAAGGTGTTAGTTTTATGGTTGAAATGCCTGAATATTATTATACGAAATTATCTGACCTGAAAATTGAAGTTCAGGCTGAAGCTGCTAAAGATGCTATGAAACGTGGTGAAAGAATTGCAGCATCAACTGATAGAAGTTTAGGACCATTGCGTAACGCTAGAATGGGAGTGCTTCAAATTACTCCAAAATTTTCCAATGTAATTTCTGACTATGGAGTAAATGATCTGAGTTCCATAGAAAAAGAAATAACCGCTGTGGTTTCAGCATCTTTTGAGATTGATTAA
- a CDS encoding dihydroorotase, whose product MKIVLKNVNLLNPDQNLNKRTDLLIEDGIIKKIGELKSEDLKGTKVYELNDKYCVPGLFDMHVHLREPGREDEETVETGCNGAATGGFTGIACMPNTNPAIDSAEVVKYIKEKSSNHLVAVFPVAAATLGRRGEALSPMAELNEAGVVAFSDDGAPISNAKILRYAFEYANMFNLPIIEHCEDPSLAGGAMNEGITSTFLGLPAIPSIAEELIVLRDIQVAEYTGGKIHIAHISTKNSIEIVRQAKKKGLKVSCEVTPHHFTLTEEAVKTFDTNTKMNPPLRTKEDVEAILEGLKDGTIDCIASDHAPHSIEEKEMEFQDAPNGIIGLETSLGLSLSELVHKKVLTLEQLIDKMAINPRKILNLPIPKIAEGEKANLTILDLDVVWQVDVSSFKSKSKNSPFDKRLLTGKSIAVINNGQFYFENKFLKI is encoded by the coding sequence ATGAAAATTGTTTTAAAGAATGTTAACCTTCTTAATCCCGATCAAAATTTAAATAAAAGAACTGACTTGCTAATTGAAGATGGAATAATAAAAAAGATTGGTGAACTGAAGTCTGAAGATTTAAAAGGTACAAAAGTTTATGAGTTAAACGATAAGTATTGTGTGCCCGGTTTATTTGATATGCACGTTCACTTACGCGAACCTGGAAGAGAAGATGAAGAAACTGTTGAAACAGGTTGCAATGGCGCCGCAACAGGTGGATTTACAGGTATTGCATGTATGCCAAATACAAACCCAGCAATTGATTCAGCCGAAGTTGTTAAATATATAAAAGAAAAATCTTCTAATCATTTGGTTGCTGTTTTTCCAGTTGCCGCAGCAACACTTGGAAGAAGGGGAGAGGCTCTTTCCCCAATGGCAGAACTTAACGAGGCAGGAGTTGTAGCATTTTCTGATGATGGCGCTCCGATTTCAAATGCAAAAATTTTGCGCTATGCTTTTGAATATGCCAATATGTTTAACCTTCCAATAATTGAGCATTGCGAAGATCCTTCGCTTGCTGGTGGTGCGATGAATGAAGGTATAACTTCAACATTTCTTGGATTACCGGCAATTCCTTCCATAGCAGAAGAATTGATTGTACTTAGGGATATTCAGGTTGCCGAATACACTGGTGGAAAAATTCATATTGCGCATATCAGCACAAAAAACTCAATTGAAATTGTAAGACAGGCAAAGAAGAAGGGACTTAAAGTTTCTTGTGAAGTAACCCCTCATCATTTTACTTTAACAGAGGAAGCAGTTAAAACATTTGATACAAATACGAAAATGAATCCGCCGCTGCGAACCAAAGAAGATGTTGAAGCAATTCTTGAAGGATTGAAAGATGGGACTATAGATTGTATTGCCAGTGATCATGCACCTCATTCAATTGAAGAAAAAGAAATGGAATTTCAAGATGCACCTAATGGAATTATTGGTCTTGAAACTTCCTTGGGATTATCCTTAAGCGAATTAGTGCATAAAAAAGTTTTAACATTAGAACAACTAATTGATAAGATGGCAATCAATCCAAGAAAAATTTTGAATTTGCCAATTCCAAAAATTGCCGAAGGTGAAAAAGCAAACCTGACTATTCTGGATCTTGATGTTGTATGGCAGGTTGATGTAAGCTCATTTAAATCGAAATCAAAAAATTCTCCGTTCGATAAAAGATTGTTAACAGGAAAATCTATTGCAGTAATAAATAATGGACAATTCTATTTTGAAAATAAATTTTTAAAAATTTAA
- a CDS encoding TolC family protein, which translates to MKIIFSSIFIFFIFISNIFAQRILTLEDALSIALKESYSIKSADFNLISSEKTLEAVKLGLMTSIDMEVDAPSYSRSLSSQFNTVTGLQQYYQINNTTFESRLFINQPIVFTNGQFSVIGSLMRRDQSFSSQSNRDYFSNLSLRLRQPLFTFNTLSANLERAELNLQKTKKNYTKSQADIVYNVTAAFYDLYQKKKNLEITQEKVNQVQVSFETSMNKFKAGLIAEVEALQLEVDLASSKDDLLSSQRRFDEAKNNFKLLIGLSLDENIDVVASIEFKLVDVDENTAIQAALKNRPELFNSETDIKLNELSVDEVDARKRIKAELNLNYGINKNADDYKNIFKDFLDNRNVIFTVSVPVWDWGKNTREVESAEANLKLSQVSYENQKQSIVNEILQAVNRVQSAKSRVDVLSKTVEVAEKSYNISVERFRAGNITSFDLQQTQQRLTDAKISSLGALIDYNLALADLSRKTLVDFSKSK; encoded by the coding sequence ATGAAAATAATATTCAGTTCCATTTTTATATTTTTTATTTTCATTTCAAATATTTTTGCTCAAAGAATTCTAACCCTGGAAGATGCGCTTTCGATTGCATTAAAAGAAAGCTACTCAATCAAATCTGCCGATTTTAATTTGATCAGTTCAGAAAAAACATTAGAAGCGGTAAAACTTGGATTGATGACATCAATCGATATGGAAGTTGATGCACCAAGTTATTCCAGAAGTTTATCGAGCCAGTTTAATACAGTAACAGGTTTGCAGCAATATTACCAGATCAACAACACAACTTTCGAAAGCCGACTTTTTATTAATCAGCCAATAGTTTTTACTAACGGACAATTTTCCGTAATCGGTTCGCTAATGCGCAGAGATCAATCTTTTTCTTCACAAAGTAACAGAGATTATTTTTCGAACCTAAGTTTACGTTTAAGACAACCATTGTTCACGTTCAATACTCTTAGCGCAAACTTAGAAAGAGCTGAATTGAATTTACAAAAGACGAAAAAGAATTATACAAAATCGCAGGCAGATATTGTTTACAACGTAACTGCAGCTTTTTATGATTTATATCAGAAAAAGAAAAATCTGGAAATAACTCAGGAGAAAGTAAACCAAGTCCAGGTTTCTTTCGAAACATCTATGAACAAATTTAAAGCTGGTTTGATAGCTGAAGTTGAGGCTCTTCAGCTTGAAGTTGATCTTGCTTCCAGTAAAGATGATTTGCTAAGTTCGCAACGCCGTTTTGATGAAGCAAAAAATAATTTTAAACTTCTGATTGGTTTGAGCCTTGATGAAAATATTGATGTTGTTGCTTCAATTGAATTTAAGTTAGTGGATGTAGATGAAAATACTGCTATTCAAGCCGCGCTTAAAAATCGTCCGGAACTTTTCAATTCGGAGACTGATATAAAGCTGAATGAATTATCTGTTGATGAAGTTGATGCAAGAAAAAGAATAAAAGCTGAACTAAATTTGAATTATGGAATTAATAAAAACGCAGACGATTATAAAAATATTTTCAAAGATTTTTTAGATAACCGTAACGTTATTTTTACAGTTTCAGTTCCTGTTTGGGATTGGGGTAAAAACACCCGCGAAGTAGAATCCGCAGAAGCGAATTTGAAATTATCCCAGGTAAGTTATGAAAACCAAAAACAATCTATTGTAAATGAAATTCTACAGGCAGTTAACCGGGTTCAATCCGCAAAATCGCGTGTTGATGTTCTTAGTAAAACTGTTGAAGTGGCTGAAAAAAGTTACAATATAAGTGTGGAAAGGTTCAGAGCCGGCAACATAACAAGTTTCGATTTACAACAAACACAGCAGCGTTTAACGGATGCAAAAATAAGCAGCCTTGGGGCTCTAATTGATTATAACCTGGCTCTTGCAGATTTATCAAGAAAGACTCTTGTTGATTTCAGTAAGTCCAAATAA
- a CDS encoding aspartate carbamoyltransferase catalytic subunit codes for MPLSSKHLLGLQGVPKEDIQLFLDTAVTFREVLERPIKKVPTLQGKTIVNLFFENSTRTRISFELAQKRLSADTINFTTSSSSTKKGETFKDTVRNIEAMKVDMIIVRHASAGVPQFLTRISKANIINAGDGAHEHPTQALLDLYSIREKLGRLEGLKVCIVGDIAHSRVALSNIFGLKTMGAEVSVCGPATLIPRNIENLGVKIIKNIEEAIEQHDILNVLRIQLERQAGSSFPSLREYHNYFGITKEKLDKYNKDIIILHPGPINRGVELSSEVADGPYQIILNQVTNGVAIRMAVLYLLGTMN; via the coding sequence ATGCCATTATCAAGTAAGCATTTATTAGGATTGCAAGGCGTACCTAAGGAAGACATTCAACTTTTCTTGGATACTGCGGTAACGTTTCGTGAAGTTTTAGAGAGACCGATAAAGAAGGTGCCCACCTTACAGGGTAAAACAATTGTAAATTTATTTTTTGAAAACTCAACTAGAACCAGAATATCATTTGAGCTTGCACAAAAAAGATTATCGGCTGATACTATCAACTTTACAACTTCTTCCAGCAGTACAAAGAAAGGTGAAACATTTAAGGATACTGTTAGAAATATCGAAGCAATGAAAGTTGATATGATAATCGTGCGTCATGCATCAGCTGGTGTTCCACAATTCCTAACGCGTATTTCCAAAGCTAATATTATTAATGCTGGCGATGGAGCACACGAACATCCAACTCAGGCTTTACTCGATTTGTATTCCATCAGAGAAAAGCTTGGTAGGTTGGAGGGGCTTAAGGTTTGTATTGTTGGAGATATTGCTCACAGCCGTGTTGCTCTTTCAAATATTTTTGGACTTAAAACAATGGGTGCTGAAGTTTCTGTATGCGGTCCCGCTACTTTGATTCCCAGAAATATTGAAAATCTTGGAGTTAAAATAATAAAAAATATAGAAGAAGCTATTGAGCAGCATGATATTCTAAATGTTCTAAGAATTCAACTTGAAAGACAAGCTGGCTCATCTTTTCCATCTTTGCGAGAGTATCATAATTATTTTGGAATTACAAAAGAAAAACTCGATAAGTATAATAAAGATATAATCATTCTTCATCCTGGACCGATTAACAGGGGAGTTGAGTTATCTTCAGAAGTTGCTGATGGTCCGTACCAGATAATTCTTAATCAAGTTACTAATGGAGTTGCTATTAGGATGGCAGTACTTTATCTGTTAGGAACAATGAACTGA
- a CDS encoding efflux RND transporter periplasmic adaptor subunit, protein MEENVLKSTLKRNSIKEIFKSSTDKLQTKLKMSKLPPFLKRKSTLITIAVILIVFVYGILNVFRSSIPNIPVYKVKKGNFLVSITESGELRAKNSVAVVAPRIRGNLKIVYLIPEGNYVKGGDTVLKFDPTEAFSNLKDSEAKLEIAVSEKEKQAAGHRSQEAQMESDLKSAELTYELSKLSLEQMKFEAEAKQQQAKLQHQKDQLSYDRTKKDIESKKIILQSEKNRTEIEIKQRQADLDKAKTDLAMLTLTAPREGLVVYETNWSNNGRKFSIGDNTWGGSTVITLPDLSSIESLTSVNEVDVSRISKGQKVEVRLDAFQDSVFEGEISSVASLGKTKGNSTVKVFEITVSIKSKSSILKPGMTTSNKFIINQIPNVLFIPQEAVFEKQGKKIIYVKKGSSFDETVVEVGEKSENSIIIKKGIENGDVVALRDPTITLEEEKESGKTVSMPNTGK, encoded by the coding sequence ATGGAAGAAAACGTTCTAAAGTCCACACTTAAAAGAAATTCAATTAAAGAGATTTTCAAATCCTCCACAGATAAATTGCAGACAAAACTGAAAATGTCAAAACTTCCACCATTTTTAAAAAGGAAAAGCACTTTAATTACAATTGCAGTTATTCTAATAGTATTTGTATATGGAATACTAAACGTCTTTCGATCTTCCATTCCTAATATTCCCGTTTATAAAGTTAAAAAAGGAAATTTTTTAGTTTCGATAACTGAAAGCGGTGAGCTCCGTGCAAAGAATTCAGTTGCCGTTGTTGCCCCAAGAATTAGAGGGAACTTAAAAATCGTCTATTTAATTCCTGAAGGTAATTATGTTAAAGGTGGCGATACAGTCCTTAAATTTGATCCAACCGAAGCTTTCAGCAATCTTAAAGATTCGGAAGCTAAACTTGAAATAGCAGTTTCTGAAAAAGAAAAACAAGCAGCAGGTCATCGCTCCCAGGAAGCACAGATGGAATCCGATCTTAAAAGTGCTGAGCTAACTTATGAATTATCCAAGCTTTCTCTTGAACAGATGAAGTTTGAAGCAGAAGCTAAACAACAGCAGGCAAAACTACAGCATCAGAAAGACCAGTTAAGCTATGATAGAACAAAGAAAGATATAGAATCTAAAAAGATAATTTTGCAATCCGAAAAGAATAGAACGGAAATAGAAATAAAACAAAGACAGGCTGACCTGGATAAAGCGAAAACTGATTTGGCAATGCTTACTCTTACTGCACCAAGAGAAGGATTAGTTGTTTACGAAACTAATTGGAGCAATAATGGTCGAAAGTTTTCAATCGGAGATAATACCTGGGGTGGAAGCACTGTAATTACACTGCCGGATCTTTCATCGATTGAAAGCTTAACAAGTGTAAATGAAGTTGATGTAAGCCGAATAAGCAAAGGACAAAAAGTAGAAGTGCGGTTAGATGCATTTCAGGATTCTGTATTTGAGGGTGAGATTTCCAGTGTTGCTTCTTTAGGTAAGACAAAAGGAAATTCCACAGTTAAGGTTTTTGAAATTACAGTAAGCATCAAAAGCAAATCTTCAATTCTTAAACCTGGAATGACTACCAGTAATAAATTTATTATTAATCAAATTCCAAATGTGCTTTTCATTCCACAGGAAGCAGTATTTGAGAAGCAGGGTAAAAAAATTATTTATGTTAAAAAAGGTTCCAGCTTTGATGAAACTGTTGTTGAGGTTGGAGAGAAAAGTGAAAACTCTATCATCATTAAAAAAGGAATTGAAAATGGTGATGTAGTTGCGCTCAGAGATCCAACAATAACACTCGAGGAAGAAAAGGAATCCGGTAAAACTGTAAGTATGCCAAATACAGGTAAATGA
- a CDS encoding ABC transporter permease produces the protein MKRIEVLKIGLNELKSNKMRTSLTMLGIVFGVAAVIAMLSIGEGAKQETIEQIELMGTNNIIINKVIIKEKTKESKTSFSPGLSTKDADAIIQVNPYVQVVVPQREIKNNVTYKSNIIECKIIGTTPDFFSILNSKMDYGTFFKKYDLDGYSNVCVIGSGVKDKFFKFEEPIQKKIKIGTLWFNVIGVVASKNTAGTEGLGIRNFNEDIYVPFSTMAYKMEKLEEQPDFGGGVFFFYSNSDQALAVVDKTSVDQLVIKIDNSDNLKEAAHLITKTLERKHFGVKDYEVILPEQLLEQKQKTQKIFNIVMGAIAGISLLVGGIGIMNIMLANILERTREIGVRRAIGATKRDLIDQFIFEALTISITGGILGIVLGFILTSAITSYAEWRTIITPFSVILAFFVSAAVGLGFGIYPAKKAADKDPIEALRYE, from the coding sequence ATGAAAAGAATTGAAGTATTAAAAATTGGATTGAACGAACTTAAATCTAATAAAATGCGAACTTCTTTAACTATGCTTGGAATAGTGTTTGGCGTAGCCGCTGTAATTGCAATGCTTTCTATTGGCGAGGGTGCAAAGCAGGAAACCATCGAACAAATAGAACTGATGGGAACTAACAATATTATCATTAACAAAGTAATTATTAAAGAAAAAACCAAGGAGTCAAAAACATCTTTCTCTCCGGGTCTTTCCACTAAAGACGCTGATGCAATCATCCAGGTTAATCCTTATGTACAAGTTGTTGTACCTCAGCGCGAAATAAAAAATAATGTAACTTATAAATCCAATATAATTGAATGCAAAATAATCGGAACAACTCCGGATTTTTTTAGCATTTTAAATTCAAAAATGGATTACGGTACTTTCTTTAAAAAATATGATCTCGACGGTTATTCTAATGTTTGCGTTATTGGTTCCGGAGTAAAAGATAAATTTTTCAAATTTGAAGAACCGATACAAAAGAAAATTAAAATCGGAACACTCTGGTTTAATGTAATTGGTGTTGTAGCTTCTAAAAATACAGCAGGAACGGAAGGTTTAGGCATTCGTAATTTCAATGAAGATATTTATGTTCCCTTTTCCACTATGGCGTATAAAATGGAAAAGCTTGAAGAACAACCGGACTTTGGTGGAGGAGTCTTTTTCTTCTATTCCAATTCAGATCAAGCGTTAGCCGTTGTGGATAAAACTTCAGTTGATCAATTAGTTATAAAAATTGATAATTCTGATAATCTTAAAGAAGCCGCTCATCTTATAACTAAAACTCTTGAACGAAAACATTTTGGAGTTAAAGATTATGAGGTTATTCTACCGGAACAACTTCTTGAACAAAAACAAAAAACTCAAAAAATATTTAATATTGTTATGGGTGCAATTGCCGGGATTTCTCTTTTAGTTGGTGGAATTGGAATTATGAACATAATGCTTGCAAATATTCTTGAAAGAACACGAGAGATTGGAGTTAGAAGAGCAATTGGTGCAACTAAGCGCGATTTGATTGATCAATTTATTTTTGAAGCTTTAACAATAAGTATAACCGGCGGAATATTAGGAATTGTATTAGGGTTCATACTTACTTCCGCTATTACTTCTTATGCGGAATGGAGAACTATAATAACACCATTCTCTGTTATTCTTGCCTTCTTTGTTTCTGCTGCAGTTGGATTAGGATTTGGAATTTATCCGGCTAAGAAAGCAGCGGATAAAGATCCAATCGAAGCTCTTAGATATGAATAA